The Stenotrophomonas sp. NA06056 genome segment TGCTGCCGGGCGGGACACCCGCGCGCACTGCCGGCTCGGCCAAGCTGGACCTGCTGCGCGAGATGCTGCCGTCCATGGTCGAAGAGGGCCGCCGCATCCTGCTGTTCTCACAGTTCACCGGCATGCTGACCCTGATCGCGCAGGCATTGGATGCGCTGGGCCTGGCCTACGTGACCCTGACCGGCGACACCCAGAACCGGGTCACCCCGGTGCAGCGCTTCATGCAGGGCGAGGTGCCCATATTCCTGATCAGTCTGAAAGCCGGTGGCGTGGGGCTGAATCTGACCGCCGCCGACACTGTCATCCACTACGATCCCTGGTGGAACCCGGCCGCCGAGGACCAGGCGACCGACCGTGCCCATCGCATCGGCCAGAACCAGCCGGTGTTCGTCTACAAGCTGATCGCCGCAGGCAGCATCGAGGAACGGATCGCCGAGCTGCAACAGCGGAAGGCGTCCCTGGCCGAGACCATTCTGGAAGGGGCCGGAAGCAGCGGCCCGCGCTTCAACGACGAGGATCTGGAAGCGCTGCTGGCGCCCTTGCCCGGGGTGACGCCGAAAGCCAAGCGCGGGCGGCCTGCCAGGTAGATCCATGCAGCGCATGGATGCGCTTCAGCCCTGGGGAGGATTCATCCACGCATGGCGTGGATCTACTGTCACCAGGCCAGCACCGCCAGCCCCCTGCGTTCAGCGCCGGCATGGGCATGGAAACGATTCCCACACAGGCGTGGGATTACACTAGCCGACTGATCTCACCAAGGATTCGCTCGATGCCCCTGCCCGCCTTCAAGGCCTATGACATCCGCGGCCGCGTGCCGGAAGAACTGAACGAAGACCTCGCCCGCCGGATCGGTGTGGCCTTGGCCGATCAGTTGTCGCCCGGGCCGGTGGTGGTGGGGCACGATGTACGTTTGACCAGTCCGGCGCTGCAGGACGCACTGGCTGCGGGCCTGCGCGGTGCCGGCCGGGAAGTCATCGACATCGGTCTGTGCGGCACCGAGGAGGTCTACTTCCAGACCGACCATCGCGGTGCAGCGGGCGGTGTCATGGTGACCGCCAGCCATAACCCGATGGATTACAACGGGATGAAGCTGGTCAAGGAGAACGCGCGACCGATCAGCTCGGACACCGGCCTGTTCGCGATTTCCGATGCGGTTGCCGCCGATACCGCGCCCGCTTCACCGGCCAGGGCCGGGCAGACTGCCGAGCATGACAAAAGTGCCTACATCCAGCATCTGCTGTCCTATGTCGATGCAAACAAACTGAAGCCGCTGAAGCTGGTGGTGAACGCCGGCAACGGCGGCGCGGGCGCCATCGTCGACCTGCTGGCACCGCATCTGCCGTTCGAGTTCATCCGCATCTGCCACGAACCCGATGGCAGCTTCCCCAACGGCATCCCCAATCCGCTGCTGCAGGAGAACCGGGCCGCGACCGCTGAAGCGGTTCGCGAGTACGGCGCCGACTTCGGCATCGCCTGGGACGGTGACTTCGACCGCTGCTTCTTCTTCGACCATACCGGGCGCTTCATCGAAGGCTATTACCTGGTCGGCCTGCTGGCAAAGGCGGCGCTGGAC includes the following:
- a CDS encoding phosphomannomutase, yielding MPLPAFKAYDIRGRVPEELNEDLARRIGVALADQLSPGPVVVGHDVRLTSPALQDALAAGLRGAGREVIDIGLCGTEEVYFQTDHRGAAGGVMVTASHNPMDYNGMKLVKENARPISSDTGLFAISDAVAADTAPASPARAGQTAEHDKSAYIQHLLSYVDANKLKPLKLVVNAGNGGAGAIVDLLAPHLPFEFIRICHEPDGSFPNGIPNPLLQENRAATAEAVREYGADFGIAWDGDFDRCFFFDHTGRFIEGYYLVGLLAKAALDRNPGGRIVHDPRLVWNTVEMVEQAGGVPVLCKSGHAFIKEKMRAEDAVYGGEMSAHHYFREFAYADSGMIPWLLIAQLVSESGRSLADWVEDRMAAYPCSGEINFKVADAKAAVARVMEHFAAQSPALDHTDGISADFGDWRFNLRSSNTEPLLRLNVESRGDAALMQARTDEIATLLKS